A genomic window from Gossypium hirsutum isolate 1008001.06 chromosome D10, Gossypium_hirsutum_v2.1, whole genome shotgun sequence includes:
- the LOC107916026 gene encoding putative lipid-binding protein AIR1 yields MASKVKLSTALFFSLNLFFFALVSSYNVDNNPNGSSYPTKSRNPVVIRPGYKFPNDGSAQSYYGTCNPLNLGVCVNLLGGLVNLNLGNVPTQPCCSLIHGLADLEAAVCLCTAVRANVLDIKLNLPISLSLLLNNCGRRVATEYICAP; encoded by the coding sequence ATGGCTTCAAAGGTTAAGTTATCAACTGCTCTTTTCTTCTCTCTTaaccttttcttttttgctttagtAAGCTCTTACAATGTTGATAATAATCCTAATGGTTCTTCTTACCCCACAAAATCTCGGAACCCTGTTGTTATCCGTCCCGGATACAAGTTTCCCAACGATGGTAGCGCTCAAAGCTATTATGGTACTTGTAATCCATTGAACCTTGGTGTGTGTGTTAATCTGTTGGGTGGTTTGGTGAATCTCAACCTCGGCAACGTACCAACCCAACCATGCTGCAGTTTGATCCATGGGTTGGCTGATCTTGAAGCTGCGGTTTGCCTTTGCACTGCTGTCCGAGCTAATGTGTTAGACATTAAACTCAACCTTCCTATCTCATTGAGTCTCTTACTCAATAACTGTGGAAGAAGGGTGGCTACTGAATACATTTGCGCTCCATAA